In Anser cygnoides isolate HZ-2024a breed goose chromosome Z, Taihu_goose_T2T_genome, whole genome shotgun sequence, a genomic segment contains:
- the CD180 gene encoding CD180 antigen, with protein MLRRRFSKRNIFLCTTCSQQAHPVHLTLAALSHFLQGKIPGSLPCSAMACGSCLLIATVLACASYGATSAADTMCTEITVNKSYSCEGLGLREIPGRLPVTTEILDFSFNMLPSLQSSTFSGLKSLLYLDLTRCQINWVYEGAFHNNKHLQTIVLTGNLLMFLSDTAFAGPQSLKQLVLTETGITTISFIPMTNLDSLDTLILGSNHISSLQLPLNFPTQNLKYLDFQMNHIRVITAEDVSILQKTSNITLIFKGNDILRVEPGAFQSHFYTLDFGGCTDIPGVLAGIQNSVVQTLWLGTFQDVEKEPDITPDVLQGLCNMSVKDLYLQLRHFRNLNADTFRCLTKLRKLDLTHTHISSLPPGISGMSSLRELVLNVNSFEHLCNISSAAFPSLTHLHVKGNLETLHLGSGCLEKLAELQHLDLSHSHIESPDCCSKALSGLKSLRHLNLSHNTKLHLRDVLLEEGSSLELLDIAFTHLHVDTSQGPFQNLHLLTVLNLSSSSINTSIQYLFQGLENLVLLDLSQNTFESGIVPKNKLFQQLSKLEVLILSSCELIAVDNQAFHSLRKLQHVDLSHNKLTAFSTDVFSKLKSIYLNFAYNRIRTVPRDQLESLPAHSVINLSYNPLECTCSNIGLITWCKQNPDKIKDPEGTTCSEPKSLAGVLLVTVSLSCGINTAGIVAVVLAVLSCGAIAIWGAHYFKRNYQQI; from the exons ATGCTGAGGAGGAGATTTAGCAAGcgtaacatttttctttgtacaaCCTGCTCTCAGCAAGCTCACCCAGTTCATTTGACCCTTGCTGCTCTGTCTCACTTTCTTCAAGGGAAGATACCAGGCAGCCTGCCTTGCTCTGCCATGGCATGCGGCTCATGCCTCCTCATCGCCACCGTGCTCGCCTGTGCCAGCTACGGAGCCACCAGCGCGGCAGACACAATGTGCACCGAG ATTACAGTGAATAAAAGCTACAGCTGTGAAGGTTTAGGACTGAGGGAGATTCCTGGAAGACTACCTGTCACAACAGAAATCCTTGACTTCAGCTTCAACatgctcccttccctccagagCTCAACCTTCTCTGGGCTGAAGTCTCTTCTCTACTTGGACTTGACAAG ATGTCAGATCAACTGGGTGTACGAAGGTGCCTTTCACAACAACAAGCATCTGCAGACCATTGTGCTGACCGGAAACCTGCTCATGTTCTTATCTGACACAGCATTTGCTGGCCCTCAGTCCCTGAAGCAGCTTGTCTTAACAGAGACGGGAATAACCACAATATCCTTTATCCCAATGACAAATCTGGACAGCTTGGATACCCTCATCTTGGGCAGCAACCACATCTCTTCATTGCAGCTCCCTCTCAACTTTCCAACTCAAAACCTCAAATACCTTGACTTTCAAATGAACCACATAAGAGTTATTACAGCAGAAGATGTCAGCATTCTTCAGAAGACCAGTAACATAACTCTCATCTTTAAAGGCAATGATATTTTACGTGTTGAACCTGGAGCTTTCCAGTCCCACTTCTACACCTTGGACTTCGGGGGCTGCACTGACATCCCTGGGGTCCTTGCAGGGATACAGAACTCTGTTGTCCAGACCCTTTGGTTGGGAACATTTCAAGATGTGGAGAAGGAACCTGACATAACCCCAGACGTTTTGCAAGGCCTCTGTAACATGTCTGTCAAGGATCTCTATTTGCAACTACGGCACTTCAGAAACCTAAACGCTGACACATTTCGCTGCTTGACCAAGCTCCGAAAGCTGGACCTAACTCACACCCACATCAGCTCCTTGCCCCCTGGCATCAGTGGTATGAGCTCGCTAAGGGAGTTAGTTCTCAACGTCAACTCCTTCGAGCACCTCTGCAACATCAGCTCTGCCGCCTTCCCCTCTCTCACCCACCTCCATGTCAAGGGAAACTTGGAGACACTGCATCTGGGCTCTGGCTGCTTGGAGAAACTGGCAGAGCTTCAGCACCTCGATTTAAGTCACAGTCACATTGAAAGCCCTGACTGCTGTAGCAAAGCGCTAAGTGGCTTGAAAAGTCTTCGGCACCTGAATCTGAGCCACAACACAAAGCTCCACCTCCGAGATGTGCTCTTAGAGGAAGGCAGtagcctggagctgctggacaTAGCTTTCACTCATCTTCACGTTGACACTTCACAGGGTCCCTTCCAAAATTTGCATCTCTTGACGGTCCTGAATCTTTCCTCATCCTCCATTAATACCAGCATTCAATATCTCTTTCAAGGCCTGGAAAACCTCGTGCTCTTGGACCTTAGTCAAAATACCTTTGAGTCAGGAATTGTGCCAAAGAACAAACTGTTTCAACAGTTATCCAAATTAGAGGTGCTAATTTTGTCATCCTGTGAACTGATTGCAGTGGACAACCAAGCATTTCACAGCCTCAGGAAGCTACAGCATGTTGATCTGAGCCACAACAAACTTACTGCATTCAGCACAGATGTATTTTCAAAACTCAAGAGCATCTACCTCAATTTTGCCTACAATAGGATCCGTACTGTACCCCGTGACCAGCTAGAGTCCCTACCTGCCCACAGCGTAATCAATTTAAGTTACAACCCCCTGGAATGCACCTGCTCCAACATTGGTTTAATCACCTGGTGCAAGCAGAACCCAGATAAAATCAAAGACCCTGAAGGAACAACGTGCTCTGAACCCAAATCGCTGGCCGGGGTTCTGCTGGTCACTGTCTCACTCTCCTGTGGGATCAACACTGCAGGAATTGTTGCAGTTGTCCTGGCAGTTTTATCCTGTGGTGCCATCGCCATTTGGGGCGCTCACTATTTCAAGCGAAATTATCAGCAAATCTAA